Proteins encoded together in one Carya illinoinensis cultivar Pawnee chromosome 3, C.illinoinensisPawnee_v1, whole genome shotgun sequence window:
- the LOC122304757 gene encoding uncharacterized protein LOC122304757, translating to MQGECSSIVTGLIDWKQLWSLNVPMKIKLFVWKAAHNVLPTLQNLASKKIVAIDLCSICKREIESPLHVIWGCPAASDVWAMSSCPTHKWPISFPDFRTLWFSLCSKLDGDSLQLACFIMQRIWLRRNYFVHGKDLESPQQVVTAANADRDLFLCSLTNTDAVPSNNTSDRGNIRWKKPEIRTLKANWDASVSTKLNRAGYGIIIRDEQGNTMVCVCASHKPVVKPVLAEGLALRRAMEVCAELGLGRVVFEGDAKIIVQAVTSDEEINADYGVFVNDA from the coding sequence ATGCAGGGAGAGTGCTCGAGTATTGTAACAGGTTTGATAGATTGGAAACAGTTATGGTCTCTAAATGTACCTATGAAGATTAAGTTGTTTGTATGGAAAGCTGCCCACAATGTACTTCCCACTTTGCAAAATCTGGCAAGCAAAAAGATAGTTGCTATTGACTTGTGTTCTATATGCAAGAGAGAAATTGAGTCTCCATTACATGTAATATGGGGCTGTCCTGCAGCCAGTGATGTTTGGGCCATGTCAAGCTGTCCTACACACAAGTGGCCTATTTCTTTTCCTGACTTCAGGACATTGTGGTTCTCTTTGTGTTCTAAGCTGGATGGGGATTCTCTTCAGCTGGCCTGTTTTATTATGCAAAGGATCTGGCTAAGGAGAAATTACTTTGTGCATGGAAAAGATCTAGAAAGCCCTCAACAGGTGGTGACAGCAGCTAATGCAGATAGGGATCTGTTTTTATGCTCATTAACAAACACAGATGCAGTACCTTCTAATAATACGAGTGACAGAGGAAACATAAGGTGGAAAAAACCAGAAATCAGAACATTGAAGGCAAATTGGGATGCTTCAGTGAGTACCAAACTCAATAGAGCAGGCTATGGTATTATTATCCGAGATGAGCAAGGAAATACAATGGTTTGTGTGTGTGCAAGCCACAAACCTGTTGTAAAACCTGTGCTGGCAGAAGGCCTGGCCTTAAGGAGGGCAATGGAAGTTTGTGCTGAGTTGGGCTTGGGAAGGGTGGTGTTTGAAGGAGATGCTAAGATCATTGTTCAGGCAGTGACTTCTGATGAAGAGATTAATGCAGATTATGGGGTTTTTGTTAATGATGCTTGA